From one Butyricimonas faecihominis genomic stretch:
- a CDS encoding TlpA family protein disulfide reductase: protein MKNVLLLFLLVVGVASHGMGKNVRLHGSLKEFGANVVSMDFDGAAGELSKEWSQKITVNKDGSFDFSFDLKKPGYYSVGRNTLYLTPGDDMEVYLGTSQPQSWFKGKGAGVNNYMKGRLFPKAGSFLEAGRNVKGSFEETKKYIDERAAQREKELKALPNASKEFVELEMMRIKADVANSYMAYLWYSDLLKDCKTREEGEKVANDFNKSIREYINPILKEISAKDEYLEVAVVRDVLLSCYDMDASIFDFPKSQRLKELNDAYVTGDRMNEEMTQSLYDELHAFGSKLKNADFKQAFLGRLEKRAKLMEGRPAIDFAVVDMNGKEGKLSDYKGKVLFIDFWATWCMPCLGEMPFFNELSKKYPNVQFVGVSLDDNTEVWLNKLKGDADHGKVLELFSKDPLVRTGWDITGIPRFLLIDKDFKIISASAPRPSEKDVITPLLEKYNK, encoded by the coding sequence ATGAAAAATGTATTGTTATTGTTCCTACTCGTGGTTGGTGTTGCCAGCCACGGGATGGGGAAGAACGTGCGGTTGCATGGTTCTTTGAAAGAGTTCGGGGCTAATGTGGTATCTATGGATTTTGATGGTGCTGCAGGTGAATTATCTAAGGAGTGGAGTCAAAAAATCACGGTGAATAAAGATGGTAGTTTTGATTTTTCTTTTGACTTGAAAAAGCCAGGATATTATTCGGTAGGACGGAACACGCTGTATTTGACTCCGGGGGATGATATGGAAGTGTATCTAGGAACGTCTCAACCACAAAGTTGGTTTAAGGGAAAAGGTGCGGGCGTGAATAACTATATGAAAGGACGTTTGTTCCCAAAGGCGGGATCATTTTTAGAGGCGGGGAGAAATGTGAAAGGTAGTTTCGAAGAGACGAAAAAATATATTGATGAGCGGGCTGCCCAACGGGAGAAAGAATTGAAGGCATTGCCGAATGCGAGTAAGGAGTTTGTGGAGTTGGAAATGATGCGTATCAAGGCGGATGTTGCCAATAGTTATATGGCATATTTATGGTATTCTGATCTGTTGAAAGATTGTAAAACACGGGAAGAGGGAGAAAAGGTCGCTAATGATTTTAACAAGTCTATTCGAGAATATATAAATCCAATATTGAAAGAGATTTCTGCTAAGGATGAGTATTTGGAGGTTGCCGTGGTGAGAGATGTGTTGCTGAGTTGTTATGATATGGATGCTTCTATTTTTGATTTTCCGAAATCACAACGGTTGAAAGAGTTAAATGATGCTTACGTGACCGGGGATCGAATGAATGAGGAGATGACGCAATCTCTTTATGATGAGTTACATGCATTCGGCTCTAAGTTGAAAAATGCTGATTTTAAGCAGGCTTTTCTAGGACGGTTGGAAAAAAGGGCGAAATTGATGGAAGGACGCCCGGCTATTGATTTTGCTGTTGTGGATATGAACGGGAAAGAGGGAAAATTGAGTGATTATAAAGGGAAGGTGTTGTTTATTGACTTTTGGGCGACTTGGTGTATGCCTTGTTTGGGAGAAATGCCTTTCTTTAATGAGTTGAGCAAAAAGTACCCGAATGTTCAGTTTGTTGGCGTGTCTTTAGATGATAACACGGAAGTTTGGTTAAATAAATTGAAAGGAGATGCTGATCATGGGAAAGTGTTGGAGTTGTTTTCAAAGGATCCGTTGGTCCGGACAGGCTGGGATATTACAGGAATTCCTCGTTTCTTGTTGATCGATAAAGATTTCAAGATTATTTCAGCTTCTGCTCCTCGTCCATCGGAGAAAGATGTGATTACCCCGTTGTTGGAAAAGTATAATAAATAA
- a CDS encoding TlpA disulfide reductase family protein — MKIIYVLVVLVLSVNECRADGFKIKGRIVGGGEGVKVFLTDLSQYRHIYDSTVIKNGEFEFSGRVDTPEMRCITIHKNDDKRGDWKSTVKLPVFVDNSSMMLEAPYDSLPTKITKTVPACVKITGSPTNDLYVSYDKGLEPLSTLNSELFEKYRVAYYYAKADDLGRKNRQPAYDALEELENCKDEIYRYKVNFIKENPDSPVALYVAGTLSITKYGRGEIEKVLSLLSGASRNSAKGKALAERLNNIPVYVGDQYLDIEMLDKESKEIRLSDVIKPGKYTLLEIWASWCGPCRGDIPHLKDAYSAYHAKGFDIVSVSIDADKGQWKKALEQEQMPWLQVCDKGEGFDGFIVKKYGISGVPSSFLIDPQGKIVLTNARGGWLDTKLKELFEK; from the coding sequence ATGAAAATAATATACGTTTTGGTTGTACTAGTTTTAAGCGTGAACGAGTGTCGTGCAGACGGTTTTAAGATCAAGGGAAGGATTGTTGGAGGAGGCGAAGGAGTGAAAGTTTTTCTCACTGATCTTTCGCAGTACAGGCATATTTATGATAGTACGGTAATTAAAAATGGAGAGTTCGAGTTTAGCGGGAGGGTTGATACGCCTGAAATGCGTTGTATCACGATTCACAAAAATGATGACAAGCGGGGGGATTGGAAAAGTACGGTGAAGTTACCGGTTTTTGTCGATAATTCATCCATGATGTTGGAGGCTCCTTATGATAGTTTACCCACGAAGATAACGAAAACAGTTCCGGCTTGCGTGAAAATCACGGGGTCTCCGACGAATGATTTGTACGTGAGTTATGACAAAGGGTTAGAGCCGTTGTCAACGTTAAATTCTGAGTTGTTCGAGAAGTATCGTGTCGCTTATTATTACGCGAAAGCGGATGATCTGGGACGTAAGAACAGGCAACCGGCTTATGATGCTTTGGAGGAGCTGGAGAATTGCAAGGACGAGATTTATCGTTACAAGGTAAATTTTATCAAAGAGAATCCGGATTCTCCGGTGGCACTATATGTTGCCGGAACTTTGTCGATAACGAAATATGGGCGGGGTGAGATTGAAAAGGTGTTGTCATTGTTGTCGGGGGCATCGCGGAATAGTGCCAAAGGGAAGGCTCTAGCCGAACGATTGAATAATATTCCGGTTTACGTGGGCGATCAATATTTGGATATTGAGATGTTGGATAAGGAGAGTAAGGAGATAAGATTGTCTGACGTGATAAAGCCCGGTAAATATACTTTGTTGGAGATTTGGGCCTCTTGGTGTGGGCCTTGCCGGGGGGATATTCCTCATCTGAAAGATGCTTATTCGGCGTATCATGCGAAAGGATTTGATATTGTGAGCGTGTCGATAGATGCTGATAAAGGGCAGTGGAAGAAGGCTTTGGAACAGGAGCAAATGCCTTGGTTGCAGGTTTGCGATAAAGGAGAAGGATTTGACGGTTTTATCGTGAAGAAATACGGGATCAGCGGGGTGCCAAGTTCTTTCCTGATCGATCCGCAAGGTAAAATCGTGCTGACGAATGCCCGTGGCGGGTGGTTGGATACGAAGTTGAAGGAATTATTTGAAAAGTAG
- a CDS encoding RNA polymerase sigma factor: protein MNKDNGLLAKRIFQGDEEAFKILYEEFFHTLLAIACKYVESEVAKDIVQDTFFKLWTTPHKFSATTDLRFYLYRSVQNQCLNYIRDKKVEDRYRDRAEVVSEDFFYNTVLEEEIFIRLQQAIEELPEKYRKVINLNLEGLSDKEVALRLGISIDAVKQQKKRGKEQLKEKLNHPFLLLLINFL from the coding sequence ATGAATAAGGACAATGGATTATTAGCTAAACGAATTTTTCAGGGGGATGAAGAAGCGTTTAAAATTTTGTATGAAGAGTTTTTTCATACATTGCTTGCCATCGCTTGTAAATATGTGGAGAGTGAGGTGGCGAAGGATATTGTGCAGGACACTTTTTTTAAATTGTGGACTACACCTCATAAATTTTCTGCGACCACGGATTTACGTTTTTATTTGTATCGTTCCGTACAGAATCAATGTTTGAATTATATTCGGGATAAGAAAGTGGAGGATCGTTATCGTGATCGAGCGGAGGTCGTTTCAGAAGATTTCTTTTATAACACGGTATTGGAGGAGGAAATTTTTATTCGTTTGCAACAAGCCATTGAAGAACTTCCGGAGAAATATAGGAAAGTGATAAATTTGAATTTGGAGGGATTGAGTGATAAGGAAGTTGCCTTGCGTTTAGGAATATCTATTGATGCGGTTAAACAACAGAAAAAGAGGGGAAAAGAGCAGTTGAAAGAAAAACTAAATCACCCGTTTTTGCTTTTACTAATAAATTTCTTGTAG
- a CDS encoding FecR family protein, translating to MTEQDKHITHIADLIIAELTGKIDDAGRNELENWKHETPEHLRLYNLYQSPDFIARKFEFIKEYSAIEAYQEFTGRVKQAKHRKRTLALYRYVAAVVLLFVLSGSFYFFHDTKDESIAFVQKIQPGSCKAILTEPDGTKIDISDTTFLAFVQKSVMSRKNEEEKEVVETLYHTITIPRGGEYDLLLSDGSRLRMNSESEIRVPVTFEKGQREVFMKGEIYFDIVRDSLAPFVVHTHQGDIRVLGTSFNVRDYQDENFLETTLVNGKVAFERGGNYSYLKPGEQLRLNKEDGKTTVETVDVLLYCSWKDGRFVFEKQRLEVIMNTIARWYNINVFYESSSVKDILFTGNIKRYSDLEQVVNMLKLINKIDIEIKDRNVFVRNNE from the coding sequence ATGACGGAGCAGGATAAACATATTACTCATATTGCCGATTTGATTATAGCTGAATTAACCGGGAAAATTGATGATGCCGGTCGAAACGAGCTTGAAAATTGGAAACATGAGACTCCCGAGCATTTACGATTGTATAATCTTTATCAATCACCGGATTTCATCGCTCGCAAATTTGAATTTATCAAGGAATATAGTGCTATAGAAGCTTACCAAGAATTTACAGGACGAGTGAAACAGGCAAAACACCGGAAGAGAACTTTGGCATTATATCGTTATGTGGCTGCGGTGGTATTATTATTTGTGCTAAGTGGAAGTTTTTATTTTTTCCACGACACTAAAGATGAATCCATTGCTTTCGTTCAGAAAATACAACCGGGATCTTGTAAGGCGATATTGACAGAACCAGATGGGACAAAAATAGATATTTCAGACACGACGTTTCTAGCTTTTGTTCAAAAGAGTGTGATGTCAAGAAAGAATGAGGAAGAGAAAGAGGTGGTAGAAACTCTTTATCACACGATTACGATTCCCCGGGGTGGAGAATATGATTTATTATTAAGTGACGGTAGTCGTTTGAGAATGAATTCAGAATCTGAAATTCGGGTCCCGGTGACATTTGAGAAGGGACAACGGGAAGTTTTTATGAAGGGAGAAATTTATTTTGATATAGTCCGGGATTCTTTGGCTCCTTTCGTGGTTCATACCCATCAAGGTGATATTCGTGTGTTAGGGACTTCTTTTAACGTAAGGGATTATCAAGATGAAAATTTTTTAGAAACAACTTTGGTAAACGGAAAAGTTGCTTTTGAAAGGGGAGGTAATTATAGCTATTTGAAACCGGGAGAACAATTACGCTTGAATAAAGAAGATGGAAAGACAACGGTTGAGACCGTTGATGTGCTTTTGTATTGTTCGTGGAAAGATGGAAGGTTTGTTTTCGAGAAACAACGTTTAGAGGTGATCATGAACACGATTGCCCGGTGGTATAATATTAATGTGTTCTATGAGAGTTCTTCGGTGAAAGATATTTTGTTCACGGGAAATATAAAACGATACAGTGATTTGGAGCAAGTTGTTAATATGCTGAAACTTATTAATAAAATAGATATAGAGATTAAGGATAGAAATGTTTTTGTAAGAAATAATGAATGA
- a CDS encoding SusC/RagA family TonB-linked outer membrane protein, with the protein MMKFFMLFMLLTVLQVNAVVKSQETLLNVNVARVSLVEVLKMIESKSDYTCLYSHEDVAKVNDLTVELKNVTVQEILDVCLKGTRLGYKIVDQTIVIRNLSEMEQKNGEAKQRTITGRVTDKSGVPLPGVTVMIKGLSVGTATDVNGDYKLAIPQGEKDFVLQFSFVGMKTQEVKYVGKDTINVVLEEEVNTMDEVVITGYQRIDKRKNASSVISVKGSELQEGAAISIDNMLQGKLAGVNIINPTSTPGAAPKVRIRGASSISGNREPVWVVDGIILEDPVPISAEELNSLDNVNLIGNAIASINPEDIDRIDVLKDASATAIYGVKAANGVIVITTKKGKYGKPTVHYSGNVGISLRPSYNNLNRMNSKERIDVSKEIEERGLTFGIKPSNIGYEGALYDLYAKRITQEQFVDRVYDLEKVNTDWYDELFRTDVSHKHSLSISGGSEFVNYYFSAGYANTNAVVKGSDVENYNALLKLNLELSKRLNVGLSLRAYAATKKYLHGSIDPYGYAYNTSRAIPAYNKDGSYLFYNKTEGYETILNYNILNERDNTGRKIKNQTIDFMVDVNYKILSGLTFSGVFSLSKANTKDSEWANEKSYYIADLRGVNYGDELPTDRNFVETRCRLPYGGELKNDNTLSSTYTVRAGFNYFKRLHEVHEIDVNVGTEARSVKYDGISTVQRGYLPDRGKKFVAINATEWPLYNEWLMANPDVVVDRLTNVVSFYGTFTYTYDDRYTANFNIRTDGSNKFGQDKSTKFLPVWSAAVRWNIHNEVFFRNVQWMNLLALKGSYGVQGNVHSDQTPDLIVSMSGMDDVSKEYMSSLNKLQNPYLKWEKTKSYNLALEFAFLNNRISGYAEYYLKKGEDQIITKRVSTVSGKRDVSINGGDVENKGWEFTLNGTPIKTKDFIWGLSLNMYQNYNKVTSKNQTQTYDYKDYLQGNLIVESKPLDGFYSYKFDGLDEEGLPKFKDIDEPDGISKEEMFAKAFAYSGKRVADFNGGFSTYFSFKGFTLNALFAFSVGKKVRLNNLYESTGQMLPLPQQNMSDEFVNRWRKGINENTDIPALSDLSLAYSDMDRKYTISSNKWEMYNNADLRVVSGDFLRMRNISLSYNLPEHLYKHIGVSGVSLRLEAGNLWLWANKKLRGQDPEQMTLGSGTVPPTKSFTFGLNISL; encoded by the coding sequence ATGATGAAGTTTTTCATGTTATTCATGTTGCTTACGGTACTTCAAGTGAATGCCGTGGTGAAATCGCAGGAGACATTGTTAAATGTAAACGTGGCTCGTGTTTCTTTGGTGGAGGTTTTAAAAATGATCGAATCAAAGAGTGACTATACTTGCCTTTATAGTCACGAGGATGTTGCTAAAGTAAATGACTTAACGGTTGAACTGAAAAATGTGACCGTTCAGGAAATATTGGATGTTTGTTTAAAAGGAACTAGATTGGGATATAAAATTGTGGATCAGACGATAGTGATCCGTAATTTGAGTGAAATGGAGCAAAAAAATGGAGAGGCGAAACAAAGAACTATTACGGGGCGAGTGACAGATAAGAGTGGGGTACCTCTTCCGGGAGTCACGGTGATGATTAAAGGGTTGTCAGTAGGGACGGCTACAGACGTGAATGGCGATTATAAGTTGGCAATTCCCCAAGGAGAGAAAGATTTTGTCCTTCAATTTTCTTTTGTCGGAATGAAGACACAAGAGGTGAAATATGTGGGTAAAGATACGATTAATGTGGTGTTGGAAGAGGAGGTGAATACGATGGATGAGGTTGTTATTACCGGATATCAACGTATTGATAAACGTAAAAATGCTAGTTCTGTGATCAGCGTGAAGGGATCTGAGTTACAGGAAGGTGCTGCTATTTCGATTGATAATATGTTACAGGGAAAATTGGCAGGGGTGAATATTATCAATCCGACTTCAACTCCTGGTGCAGCTCCGAAAGTGCGAATCCGGGGAGCCTCTTCTATTTCTGGAAATCGGGAACCGGTTTGGGTGGTAGATGGAATTATTTTAGAAGATCCGGTGCCTATTTCTGCTGAAGAGTTGAATAGTTTGGATAACGTGAATTTGATTGGTAATGCAATTGCCAGTATTAATCCGGAAGATATTGATCGTATTGATGTTTTGAAAGATGCATCAGCAACGGCTATATATGGAGTGAAAGCGGCTAATGGTGTGATTGTGATCACGACAAAAAAGGGTAAATATGGAAAGCCAACAGTGCATTATTCTGGTAATGTGGGAATTAGTTTGAGACCGAGTTATAATAATTTGAATCGGATGAATTCCAAAGAAAGAATTGATGTGTCTAAGGAGATTGAGGAGAGGGGATTGACGTTCGGAATAAAACCTTCTAATATCGGTTATGAGGGAGCTTTGTATGATTTGTATGCTAAACGGATTACCCAAGAACAATTTGTGGATCGGGTGTATGATCTTGAAAAAGTGAATACTGATTGGTACGATGAGCTTTTTAGAACGGACGTGTCTCATAAACATTCATTATCAATTTCGGGAGGTTCGGAGTTTGTGAATTATTATTTTTCTGCAGGATATGCAAATACAAATGCCGTGGTGAAAGGTTCTGATGTGGAGAATTATAATGCTCTTTTGAAGTTAAATTTAGAATTGAGTAAAAGATTGAATGTCGGGTTATCTTTGAGGGCTTACGCGGCAACAAAGAAATATTTGCATGGTTCTATCGATCCATATGGTTATGCTTATAATACTTCTCGTGCGATTCCCGCTTATAATAAGGATGGATCTTATTTATTCTATAATAAAACAGAAGGTTATGAAACTATCTTGAATTATAATATCCTTAATGAACGAGATAATACCGGTCGAAAGATAAAGAATCAGACAATTGATTTCATGGTGGATGTAAATTATAAAATATTGTCAGGATTGACATTCTCCGGAGTGTTTTCTCTATCAAAAGCTAATACGAAGGATTCTGAATGGGCAAACGAGAAATCATATTATATTGCGGATTTACGGGGTGTGAATTATGGTGATGAATTGCCGACCGATCGTAATTTTGTTGAAACTAGGTGCCGTTTACCTTATGGTGGGGAATTGAAAAATGATAATACATTATCATCTACATACACGGTAAGGGCTGGATTTAATTATTTCAAAAGGTTACATGAGGTGCATGAAATTGATGTGAATGTGGGGACGGAAGCTCGTTCTGTAAAATATGACGGAATATCTACTGTACAACGGGGATATTTACCGGATAGAGGTAAGAAGTTTGTTGCTATTAATGCAACAGAATGGCCTTTATATAACGAATGGTTGATGGCTAATCCGGATGTGGTGGTGGATCGTTTGACTAATGTGGTTTCTTTCTATGGGACTTTCACGTATACTTATGATGACCGTTACACGGCTAATTTTAATATCCGTACCGATGGATCCAATAAATTCGGACAGGATAAGAGTACGAAATTCTTGCCAGTATGGTCTGCCGCTGTCCGTTGGAATATTCATAACGAGGTGTTCTTTCGTAATGTCCAATGGATGAATTTATTGGCATTGAAAGGATCATACGGGGTACAAGGTAATGTACATTCGGACCAGACTCCGGATCTGATCGTGTCCATGAGTGGAATGGATGATGTTTCTAAAGAATATATGTCATCTTTAAATAAACTTCAGAATCCATATTTGAAGTGGGAAAAGACAAAATCTTATAATTTAGCTTTAGAGTTTGCATTTTTGAATAATAGGATCAGTGGTTATGCTGAATATTATTTGAAAAAAGGTGAAGATCAGATTATAACCAAACGAGTTTCAACGGTTTCCGGTAAAAGAGATGTTTCAATTAACGGGGGTGATGTGGAAAATAAGGGTTGGGAATTTACGTTAAATGGAACTCCGATAAAAACGAAGGATTTTATATGGGGACTCTCTTTGAATATGTATCAGAATTATAATAAAGTAACCAGTAAGAATCAGACGCAGACTTATGATTACAAGGATTATTTGCAAGGGAATCTGATTGTGGAGTCTAAGCCTTTGGATGGCTTTTATTCCTATAAGTTTGATGGTTTGGATGAAGAGGGGTTACCGAAATTTAAAGATATAGATGAGCCGGACGGTATCTCAAAAGAGGAAATGTTTGCTAAAGCATTTGCGTATTCCGGAAAACGGGTGGCTGATTTTAACGGAGGATTTTCGACTTATTTCAGTTTTAAAGGTTTTACATTGAACGCATTATTTGCTTTCTCTGTAGGTAAAAAAGTTCGATTGAATAATTTGTATGAATCTACAGGACAGATGTTGCCTTTGCCTCAGCAAAATATGTCTGATGAATTTGTAAATCGTTGGAGAAAAGGGATAAACGAGAATACGGATATTCCAGCGTTGTCAGATTTGAGTTTAGCTTATTCTGATATGGATCGTAAATATACAATATCCAGTAATAAGTGGGAGATGTATAATAATGCAGATTTACGGGTTGTGTCGGGTGATTTTTTGCGGATGAGAAATATTTCGTTGAGTTATAATTTGCCGGAACATCTTTATAAACACATCGGAGTGTCTGGAGTTAGTTTGCGTTTAGAGGCTGGGAATCTTTGGTTGTGGGCTAATAAGAAATTACGAGGACAGGATCCGGAACAGATGACTTTGGGATCCGGAACGGTACCTCCGACGAAGAGTTTTACTTTTGGATTAAATATTTCACTTTAA
- a CDS encoding RagB/SusD family nutrient uptake outer membrane protein has product MKKLIYIIVVVLFSSCGDFLEESSQDLIIPKTVKDYSEFLFGEGYIRNNTSIHTYLDIMTDDVEEKANTWPVMQSDIRGDGYGYFCWQPNPEYRFTGALNTDNAWETYYSKILIANNVIDLLDDAEGIQSDKDDLLGEAYFLRAYCYFMLVNLYGEPYEKETADKALGIPFNYEHSVRERTYKRETLARSYELIEKDLIKSIQLLEATDYTKTVFRISKGAAYLLASRFYLYKKDYEQAISYADKVLTVNSALYDIRTLTEEDYVFTKENPEIIWTYGDYEVNYLSAAYRGCFPVSMAFYNSFHANDARKRTYVKDDWGDLIVGKGAANTGVYGFAFRTAEAYLNRAEANAELGHTDLALDDIEHLRKYRYEVEVPITVSTKTDVIQLVRQERRFELCFEQHRWFDLRRWDRPRIEHIYTTDMNSSQKVKFVLEENDKAYTLPLPVEVKEFDYNLENINRPERKGVIVQ; this is encoded by the coding sequence ATGAAGAAATTGATATATATAATAGTTGTAGTACTTTTCTCTTCGTGTGGAGATTTTCTGGAAGAGAGTTCTCAAGACCTAATTATTCCTAAAACGGTAAAGGACTATAGTGAATTTTTGTTTGGGGAGGGGTATATCCGAAATAATACGTCGATTCATACGTATTTGGATATTATGACGGATGATGTTGAAGAAAAAGCGAATACATGGCCCGTTATGCAGTCAGATATTCGGGGGGATGGGTATGGTTATTTTTGTTGGCAACCGAATCCGGAGTATCGTTTTACCGGGGCGTTGAATACGGATAATGCTTGGGAAACGTATTATAGTAAGATACTTATTGCTAATAATGTCATTGATTTATTGGATGATGCGGAAGGAATTCAGAGCGATAAAGATGATTTACTGGGGGAAGCTTATTTTTTGCGTGCGTATTGTTATTTTATGCTAGTAAATTTGTACGGTGAACCTTACGAGAAAGAAACGGCTGATAAAGCTTTAGGTATTCCCTTTAATTACGAGCATAGTGTGCGGGAGCGGACATATAAACGGGAAACATTGGCACGTTCTTATGAATTGATAGAGAAAGATCTGATAAAGTCTATTCAACTTCTTGAAGCTACGGATTATACGAAAACGGTTTTTCGGATATCCAAAGGTGCTGCTTATTTGTTAGCCTCTAGATTTTATCTATACAAAAAAGACTATGAACAAGCCATTTCTTATGCGGATAAGGTTTTAACGGTAAATTCGGCTTTATATGATATTCGAACGTTAACGGAAGAAGATTATGTTTTTACGAAAGAAAATCCTGAAATTATTTGGACGTATGGTGATTATGAAGTGAATTATCTTAGTGCTGCATATCGTGGGTGTTTTCCTGTTTCAATGGCGTTTTATAATTCATTTCATGCAAATGATGCCCGAAAACGGACTTACGTGAAAGATGATTGGGGTGATTTGATTGTTGGGAAGGGTGCTGCAAATACAGGAGTATATGGTTTCGCTTTTCGTACGGCAGAGGCCTATCTGAATCGAGCAGAGGCTAATGCGGAGTTGGGGCATACGGATTTGGCTTTGGATGATATTGAACATCTGCGGAAATATCGTTATGAGGTAGAGGTTCCAATAACAGTTTCTACGAAAACAGATGTTATTCAGTTGGTTCGGCAGGAACGCCGTTTCGAGTTGTGTTTCGAGCAACATCGTTGGTTTGACCTCCGGCGTTGGGATCGTCCAAGGATAGAGCATATTTACACGACAGACATGAATAGTTCTCAAAAAGTGAAATTTGTACTTGAAGAGAATGATAAAGCGTACACGTTGCCTCTGCCTGTGGAGGTAAAAGAGTTTGACTATAATCTGGAGAATATCAATCGTCCGGAGAGAAAAGGGGTTATTGTACAATAA
- a CDS encoding putative zinc-binding metallopeptidase, which yields MRTNKLLSLIIVLGMGFSACYDENDIHTTKGDIPYELKEGGDAVDQYIYKFYRENGSIIMVDYDTIDYQWNMSGLAKNVYLTKQEDRVVLMKGFSMLEKTFLSIYDIDFKKKYFPLKLLIGKQVGRMNWGVLEDNAALAGLSYLALGKIREGVENLSEEELRSMRESTNGVFWQEYLLQNGIIQVPESFYEVSKGYYQSFLEYLPENEGVTDVDVRDYGFWYRDPSNSYSLVTPNKEGDFKDFMGVILTVPYEELKPVLDAHSKLKDKYDILVNYFKMKYQIDLVAIGNKQFK from the coding sequence ATGAGAACAAATAAATTACTATCGTTAATCATTGTATTAGGTATGGGATTTTCAGCCTGTTATGATGAGAATGACATTCATACGACGAAGGGAGATATCCCTTATGAATTGAAGGAGGGAGGGGATGCGGTCGATCAATATATTTATAAATTTTATCGAGAGAACGGATCAATTATTATGGTTGATTACGATACGATTGATTACCAGTGGAACATGAGTGGACTAGCAAAAAATGTTTATCTGACAAAACAAGAAGACCGAGTAGTTTTGATGAAGGGATTTTCTATGTTAGAAAAGACATTTTTAAGTATCTATGATATAGACTTTAAAAAGAAGTATTTTCCATTGAAATTGTTGATTGGAAAACAAGTGGGCCGGATGAATTGGGGAGTACTGGAGGATAATGCGGCCTTAGCAGGTCTTAGTTATTTGGCTTTAGGAAAAATACGGGAAGGGGTAGAGAATTTATCAGAAGAAGAGTTGAGAAGCATGCGCGAGTCAACTAACGGAGTGTTCTGGCAAGAGTATCTATTACAAAATGGTATTATTCAAGTTCCGGAGAGTTTTTATGAAGTGAGTAAAGGGTATTATCAATCGTTTTTGGAATATTTACCGGAAAATGAGGGTGTGACTGATGTGGATGTAAGAGATTATGGTTTCTGGTATAGAGATCCTTCAAATTCTTATTCATTGGTGACACCTAATAAAGAAGGTGATTTTAAAGATTTTATGGGAGTAATTCTGACGGTTCCTTATGAAGAGTTAAAACCCGTGCTAGATGCTCATAGTAAATTGAAAGATAAATATGACATCTTGGTAAATTATTTTAAGATGAAATATCAGATTGATCTTGTTGCTATTGGAAATAAACAGTTTAAATAA